One window of the Bacteroidota bacterium genome contains the following:
- the ftsA gene encoding cell division protein FtsA, with protein sequence MTGEKVKEEPIVVGLDIGTTKIAAIVAQRDQFGKLKILGMGKTPSLGVSKGEVINIKQTTEAIMEAVKEAEKQSGHKITVVYVGIAGQHISSKQNRGICTLPKPEEEITRENIKVMIEDMHRLALDPGERIIHVLPQEFTVDNSHAIKDPVGMCGSRLEANFHIITGKVAAAQNIKKCVERAGLQMLGLILEPLASSAAVLHADEMEAGVVLVDIGGGTTDVAIFKDGIIRHTAVIPFAGNIITEDIIEGCKLLRPQAEKLKVIFGSALPNETHENEIISVPGIAGRDSKEISMRTLAHIVNARMEEIFAQVFFEIKSSGFVNSLNAGIVITGGGAQLKHLKQLVEYSTGLSARIGYPSSYLAKNNKADLSNPMYATGIGLVLKGYDELEDMTELEKSLLFNPRQEPVIKQADSTPTKTPVEVEQEMEEVGPVVPPKKKGANLLQQMISSVKNWFEDENVNGDFER encoded by the coding sequence ATGACAGGAGAAAAGGTAAAAGAGGAACCAATTGTAGTAGGCCTAGATATTGGCACTACTAAAATCGCTGCGATTGTTGCGCAACGTGATCAATTCGGAAAGTTGAAAATCCTTGGGATGGGCAAAACTCCATCATTAGGTGTTTCAAAAGGCGAGGTTATCAATATCAAACAGACAACCGAAGCCATTATGGAAGCCGTTAAAGAAGCGGAAAAACAATCGGGACATAAAATCACTGTAGTATATGTAGGTATTGCCGGGCAACACATTTCGAGCAAACAGAACCGAGGTATTTGTACTTTGCCAAAACCGGAAGAAGAAATTACTCGGGAGAATATCAAAGTGATGATCGAAGATATGCACCGGCTGGCTTTGGATCCCGGTGAGCGAATCATTCATGTATTACCACAAGAATTTACGGTAGATAATTCACATGCTATAAAAGATCCGGTGGGCATGTGTGGCAGCAGACTGGAGGCCAACTTCCATATCATAACGGGGAAAGTAGCTGCGGCTCAGAATATAAAGAAGTGTGTAGAGCGCGCTGGCTTACAAATGCTTGGCTTGATATTAGAACCATTAGCTTCTTCCGCTGCCGTGCTTCATGCCGATGAAATGGAAGCAGGAGTAGTTCTGGTGGATATTGGAGGGGGCACTACAGACGTGGCCATCTTTAAAGACGGAATCATTCGCCATACTGCGGTAATACCTTTTGCGGGAAACATCATTACCGAAGACATCATAGAAGGATGCAAACTGTTGCGACCACAAGCCGAAAAGCTCAAAGTGATTTTTGGAAGTGCTTTACCAAACGAAACCCATGAGAATGAAATCATCTCGGTTCCCGGAATAGCCGGAAGAGATTCCAAAGAAATATCTATGCGCACACTGGCTCATATAGTGAATGCCCGCATGGAAGAAATATTTGCCCAAGTGTTTTTTGAAATTAAAAGTTCAGGCTTTGTAAATTCTCTAAATGCAGGAATAGTAATAACCGGTGGCGGCGCTCAATTAAAACACTTGAAACAGTTGGTAGAATATTCTACCGGACTATCGGCCCGAATTGGTTACCCATCTTCTTACCTTGCCAAGAACAACAAAGCCGACCTGAGCAATCCCATGTATGCCACCGGTATTGGATTGGTGTTGAAAGGATATGATGAACTGGAGGATATGACAGAACTTGAAAAATCACTCTTGTTCAATCCAAGGCAAGAGCCAGTTATCAAACAGGCGGACAGTACACCAACGAAAACCCCTGTGGAAGTCGAGCAAGAGATGGAGGAAGTCGGCCCAGTAGTTCCTCCGAAGAAAAAAGGAGCAAATCTGTTACAGCAGATGATTTCTTCGGTGAAGAACTGGTTTGAAGATGAAAACGTAAACGGAGATTTCGAAAGATAA